TGCTATGAGCTGATGTGGCTGATCTTCATCAACTGCTGATGAAGGGGGATTATAGCTCCTCTGTGAGgctgagggggtgggggtgtctGTAATTCGTCTGAGTCACTTTCTCATGATTCCTCTCTGAGCTCTGAACTGCAGGAAGGTTCTGAGATGAAATCAGCTGTTTGACAGGAAGAGACACACGAGTGTGTGACACACCGTCAtcgtgagtgtgagtgtgtgtgtgtgtgtgtgtgagacgcTGGCAGTGTTTCTGCAGAATCctgttgtttattgatgatCTCTGCATTTCCTCAGAACAGTTTCCCCAGAACCATCATCCCCATCATCATCAGCCGCTGTTTCCGAGGTCAGGAAGGAACCTTTGAACTAAATAACAGAATGATTCCTCCTCACAGACGACTCAGATCTCAGATGTCAAGTCGCAACACACTCAGCGAAATGTGTCCGAAGACCGAGCGGCCCTGCTGCATTAAAACTTGTTCTGGGGACTTTAGTTCAGCGTCACCGTGActctgctgccacctgctgaTACATCAGCTCCCTACAACTCATTAGAAACGAGCTTCAGACTGATCAGTAGGACAAtattaaatacagaatattagTATTGTGTATCTAAGAGAACTAGCTGAACACAACTGGACctgcaacattttaaaatatagaaATTTTCTGCCATTAGAAAGAAGATTTATTCAGATTCAACCTGCAGCGCCGAACTTTTGTCTCCCCCTTCTGGCAGTGACAGTGACGATGCAAACACAGTTCCATGACAATAATCCATCGTTTAGGCAGAGAGAGTGTAATAGCGCCATAGTCTAGTCCAGATATCTCACAAATACCAACCTGTGCAGGAATAGTAAGGCGACATCCGTGTCTGTCCTCagcccttctcctctttcatctctccaACCAAGAAGAGCCACACCTGTCGAGACCTGCTCCTTGTGTGACTTCGTACCGACCCTGTGCTTCCTGTTTTAGTTTGTCATCTCTTACCTGTTGTTGTGTATTTGGTTGTTTTACATCCcgactttgtgttttttcccgcCTGTGTGATTAACCTGTTCCATGTTCACCTGGCCTCTCTTGCGTATTTACGTCTCTGAATTCCCCTCGCTCTTTGTCAGTTGATCTGTTTAGTTTCACGTGCTTGCTCCTGAGTTTTTCGATGTGAGTTCTGCTTCCTGAGTTTTGGATTATTTCTGAGTCTTGCTTGCCGATCTGCCTGAACTTCAGCTTTTTTCCACACGTCTACATTTAAGCCGTTTGGGTCCTCTATCCTTTTTTCCCTGGAAATGTGACGCTCCAGTGGTAATCTGCGTTAGTCCTCGCCGTCGATCGCCTTTTTGCTTTAGAGCGTAATCCTTTCTCTGAATgcagagtttcttttttatctggAGCATCTGAAACTTTTCCTAGGTGTTTTCCTCCATAGCCTCCATCTCCCTCGCTACGGTTGCTTCTCTCTTCAGCTCTGGTGAACCAATCACTGCTCGTTGATGTAAAACCCATCGCTACCGGCGTGCGGCACGGGactgtcgccacagacacctgATTTAAAACTTGATGCTGCGAAATACACAGATTAACGTAGATAGGTTGTTTAGTGTCATAAGACAGTACCAATGTCTGAGACACGTCAGTATCTCTGAGTCTAgtgtgacgtcttcaaatgtcttgttttgtccaaaatccaaaaacagaaaatctgataCACTGGAGAAAGAGACAccagaaaaggagaggaggttTTTATTAATAAAGAACTTcagtgattaatcaattatcagaacTGCTGCTTGAGTTCctgatgattgattaatcaacaaatcgtttcagctctataAAGAGCCACATTCCTGGTTACCTAACCCATGATTTCAGTTCTATCAGAGACTGACATATTCATGCAATGAGTGACAGCTCAActaatattattcattttagATTTAGAAGCTTCATGGGTGAAAATTGATGTTTATATCCTGCTGCGGTTCCCTGAACAGTAAACAGGGCTTAGTCTTGCAGTCTGCATATGTAAACAttggaaatattttattatggGTTCATgagggtttgtgtttgtctgtttttttgtttgacctcTTTTTCCCTGGTCACACTGTGAATGAAAAACCCATTTTTCCAGGCTGATCTGACATGAGAACGATCTTCTCAGCAACGGCAAACTGTCTCCTTCACAGTGTCTCCTGGtttattaaactgattttattttctttgtgcattaGATGAAAACCGAGTGGTTAAATTTCTGTGTCTGTAAGCTCGCGTTATTGTTGTTCTTACGTTCATCTGACATTGTTCAGTTCAGTGAAGAGGCTTTACCGACCGATGTCAGGACTGTTGTCTTAACGTCACACGGATTCTGATTCAGACATGATACAAAAAGGTAACGGTAAAGGACCAAAACATTCACAGAAAGAGGTGTAAAGTGTTGTAGGTCTGAAAAGGGGCTGGAGTCAGGGTAATGTCCCAAGTGACacaaacaagtgtgtgtgtgtgtctggtagaaagtgcagcagctgcagagaaacTACACGACAGCTCTGCTGACCGTACAGCAGCTGAAACGCACACACGTGTCTCCTGTGTGTGCGTTCAATTAAAGCCGGACAGCTTGAATGTTGTAATTGATGAGGTCCGCAGCTAACAGCAGCTAGCCACCGTGCTAACCACCTGTCGACAGAACCCGCACGGCCACTGACCTCTGACCGCTGACTGCCCGGACACCCCGTTGGTCTCGGCGGTCTCCCCGGTAACCGCTGCGATCAGACTTTACGTTccgacacacacagacttgcgTTCGTGGTTTGTGGGGACCGATTGCGCTTGGTCACATGTGAGGACTCTTCTCGTTGGTCAGACCAGTCACATCGCCACCTGAAAGAACTTTTTTTCATGACTTGTGGGGACATTTCCGGCTTTCAGTTGGACACTTGTGGTGTCCGCCACCTTCACAGCAAACTGAGATGTTGATCTTATTTTATGTAGAATCCATTTAACTCATGTTTGAgtgaattcaattttatttaactgtCTGTCAACAAATAGCATTTAAAGACCGAaagtttgacaaagaaaaaatctcaTCTCAAGATCCACTTATTTCGTTTTTCCTAAAGTAACATCAAGGAAACATGGAGGGAAAATAAAGGGAAAGCGAAGGGAACATGAAaggaacagaaatgaaaaactaagaTAACACAAAGGAAACGTGTTGGTGTTTGAAATTGATTTTGAGAAAGCTGTATTAATCCAAGCTTACATCCAtacaggtcaaaggtcacagtaAAACACTCTCCAATCAGGCACCATGTTCTTAGTCCAGTTCATGCAAACACTTCTTCTCcaacaaacacaatatattttttaaaatcatattcacttaaaaaaagaCGAAAGAACATCACTGTGAGTTTCTATTTTCCTTAAgtgttaaagttaaagttttatgtccatgttttaaaagaaattaaattgacaaaaaatataaattctcAAAAATATCTTCaacttgtgatttttgttttgcctaATAGTAATAATTCTATGACCTACAAAGTTTATAAAACGCCTAACTAATTTTGATTTACtaacacaaagaaataaagctgtattgattatttgttttaatattactgtTATTGCTCCCTCCTGAATTCAGGTCACatcagctgtcaatcacagtGAGCATTTTATTTATGCTCGCTGTCACCTCGTCTTCTGTCTGACCTAATGGGGGCACTGCAGTCTGTAGatctttcacttcctctttccCCGCTGTGCACAGACatcagggtcagaggtcattaCGTGTCCTTTACTCCAACCAATCGGGCGCTCTCCTCCCACAGCTTCCTCGCCACCACGTCATCCTGTCCCTCCGGAGCTGCCTCCTTCTCTGCGCagtcactgtaaacaaacacacaaacttatGAGGACATCACATCGACTAACATTCATTCCCTGGAGACTGGATGAAcctaaacaaaaaactgaacccTCAAATTAATTCTGTGAACAAATCTACTGATTGTAGCGATTCCATGGAAATTGCtaaatttcacagttttaaatgctggtgGGACCAAACCTTTAGTGTAAGCACTGAAATCAGTTAAGGAATCAGTGAATTAATCAACTCTCCATTTGTTTTGGAGGCAAAAATCAGTTTACttaaataatgtaaaacctGTCTAAGCAATGGAAGTTGTGGGACTTAGAAGAGTTTGAAAGCTTCTATGTGAAAGCACGAATCATCCACAAATATCCCCGCAACCTCCACCTAAAGTATCGTCCTGTTCGTCCCTCCAGACCCGGCGTCACGGCACAGTAAACGGTGGTCTGGCAGCCCTGGCTGGGAGTCTTCATGAGCAGCAGGGAGGGGAGGCTCAGCAACGCCCCCAGCAGTGGGAACCAGCCCTGAACATGACGACCCAGCTCGGTTCGGATCACACCCGGATGGAGACAGAACGACGACACTCCAGAACCTGAAGGACAGGTACAGGGGTAAGCGGAGGTCAGTGTCAGTGCCTTGTCTACAGGTACGCAGTCGTCTGAACAGTCTGTGACTACAGTGACTTTGATTTTACTTTCAGTTGTAGCCCTCCTAGGGTACACAGGCCTGAATGAAGCTCTTTTTCATGCGATCATTATTTACAGGTCATGAAGAGACGTAAATATTATAACTATATACTACCGCTGAGTTATCTTTTTCCTTATTGATGGTAATTGTTCCTTCTTCAACAGTCACTGCCATATTAATATTGTTTTcagaatattacattaaaatggcAGTAGACAACTTTTCACCCCTAGCGTTTCCACGTTGTTACTGGTGGAGCCTCTGCTGCAAAGACCGGATCGCTTTGTGTTATACCTTTTGTTAACATCATGTTCTAAGACCATTCTTGGAAACATTTGTAGACCGttctattaatatttaataacacTTAGTAACAGCCCCTGAGAGTTTCTGGAGATTAGTGGGGACCACTGAGTTTTTCTGGTGTTTAGTGTATATGGGGACCTTTGAGTCGTCGAGCGAGTTCTCTGGAGAACAGGACGTTGGCCAGTTTGCTCTGTCGGTAGCTCTCCAGAGAACTGTACGGCTTTCTGCTGAAGAACAGGTCGTCAAAGTCAATACGACctgaagaaacaacaaaagaatACATATAACATCTGTAAAGACAAACCAAAAGACGTTATAAGCAAAcatcagaggtcagaggtcatacCCCCCCGGTGGGCGATGGACGACACGTTGACCACTCGGCTGGGTGCGGAGCTCTTCAGCTTTGGCAGCAGCAGGTTGGTCAGCAGGAAGTGACCCAGATGATTGACAGCCAGCTGAGTCTCAAACCCGTCTTCTGTCAGCCATTTTGGACACATCATCACtcctacagacagacaggtggacagagagacaggtgagcAGACAGACAAGTGTAGAGACAGGTGGAAATAGGGAGAGGGGCAggtgaaaagacagacagagagagagagagagagagagagagacaggtagacatatagacagatggagacagagggagacgggtagagagggagagacagacggGTGACCAGACAGACAAgtggacagacaggtagagagcgacagagagagagagacagaaagacaaatagacagatggagagagagggggacgggtagagagagacaggtttagagacagagacagacacagacaggtggACTCACCTGCATTGTTGATGAGGATGTCTAGTCTGTCTTCACTGTCCAGGAAGTCTTTAGCGAACTGTCTGACAGAGTAAACGGAGGCGAGGTCGAGGTGTCTGATCACCACGTTACCGTTCCCTGTCGTCCGCCGGATCTCCTCCGCCGCCTGCTCTGCCCGGGTCAGGTCCCTGCACGCCATCACCACCCGAGCCCCTGgtcaacaaaagaaacacacctgGTCACCATGCTGACAACGAATCAAACATACCCACTCACCAAGTGGAATGTTTCAGGGGCCTGGGTGGTGATGGGTGCGTTTGAttccagacacacactcacacactcactcaacactcacacactcactaaACACTCAACACTCAGTGGTAATCCCTGTAGTCGGCTCAGATGGTTTCAGCATCTCTGAGCTTActatgacctctgacccccgtgtgtgtgtgtgtgtgttacacatTGTCGCATTAACAAAGCATTAGAGACAGAATAGGGTCTGTTATTTattcacactgtaaaaacactaaatgaagTATgttaaaaatctacatttttagtgaagttaaaaaaaaaaaacacctttgttgtcatgtgaTCTTTGATTATTCTCTTCATGTTTGATCTAATTCATcgtctgttttgtgtgttttgtagccTGTGTGCAACAGGACATTAAGCAACATATGGGCTGATGTAATCAAACCATGACTTTAAAAAGTCACTGTCAATTAAATTTCACAAATCGAAAGCAAAATATGTCCAAagatttaataattatttttcttttggtttccaaacttcttccttGAGCTGTTTCACCACCACCGACAattcgattaaaaaaaaaattagaagcTTCATGTGGATGTACAGGTCTGCGTGATATAAATTTAATCATGTCTGTGAGGGCCTGCACGCAGGGACAGACACAACTCATGGAGGACATTAAGATACAGGTTGCTGCAATTACAGTCAAGAATCACTCTCCATCTCAGTCATAGCTGAGTCCAATCAGATCACACtgaccaaaatgtaaacaagctGCAGGCCACAGCCACGTCTTAATTCTGAAATCAAATATGTTTGCTGGCGGGATGTTTGTCCCAGAAAGGGAGGTGAGTCCGCACAATGTGAACAGATGTAGGTTCCTACAACTGGAGTAatacacaatcaaacacacacactctaaccTCTGCGTGCCAGCTCTCTACTCGTCTCTTTGCCGATGCCGGTGTTTGCTCCGGTGATCAAAACCGTCTTTCCATCCAGACGAACTGAACAACGACACACTCCGCCTGCAATCCACCTCCTCAACATCGCCACACctgtaagcacacacacagcagctgttaCCATAGAAACAACAGCAGTAAATATTGTATGTGCTGAGTCCGGTTGGAAATATACGTTGTGGATGTTCCCTTCTACGCTGATGATGCTTTCATTTATCTCAAAGAATCACTTCCATTTAAAGTAACACTCCAACATCATCATTagttttcatctctgtgtgtgcaggacagAAATTAAACTAATTCTTAaagatattttgaaaatgtcatctTTCAGACTTCAGGTGGGTTGCAATGTCTATTTTACAACATGCAAGACAGTTATTCTTTTAATTACTGTTTGGGTTTCTAACTCTCAAGGAATATTAATTTTGTATGCCTGCTCTAAAAGCCTGAATAAACAGTACACGTTCTTAAAAAGTATCTgaataaacaaagacagactCTCAGAATAATAAGAATCAAAGTAGCAGTAACCGTCAattattcagtgtgaaaagAGACGGAAAACTAAATTAGATAAAAGGTGAGGTAAATGAATTTCATCACCTTAAATGAGAGCAGTGTGTAAAGAGCTGAATCAAGAGAAAACAGGAATGTTGAGTTAATAACAGTCAATCCTCTGATAATAAGCTGCAGCAGCTTTAACACTGCACAGTGAGTTTGTAATGTTTCCGTGGTTCATGTAGTTTTTATATTCGGCTAATGTCCAAGAATGGCCTGATACTTCTGGCTGGAGCTTTTACAGCTGGGAGGAGGCCCAAAACGATGACTTTTAACCTAAATGTTAGTGTGCATGTCTGACTTTAGAGTCATAAGTAGTGTAGGAGCTTTGAGTTTTCATCTGCACTCAGATTGTCACAAAAGCGAGACTCTGtgaaaatttggttttaaaaccTGAAGTATTTTTGTCTATATTTGAttctcatttgttgtaaagttttgttttatcagatttctttaattttttctgtcaagTAACTAACAGAAAACCTCGGGTAAGGtcgtattattccatcataggAGACCAACAGTTAtcttcattatcaatacatctgatacttcaattttctttaatatttgataGATTgttcagtgaataaaatgtcagacaatactgaaaaataccccagttaatatattcatattggatttttttgtccGACAAACAGTCATAACCCAAACATGTTGAGTTTCCTGTCGTAGTAAActgagaaaatctgaaaaactggtgccagtgaatttttggcatttatgcTTGAAGGGTCTATATGTAAGTCCTCTCTGCCACTGAGCGTCGTTtcttaccaagagcttcagccatcgaTTTGTTTACAAGAGATTAGAATACGTCCTCTGAGCTGAGCTACTTCTTCAGgacagactggacactacagtgactcactatcacaaGGTGGTTAGCaagctaacttcagtagaagaaaaaagtggtagaaagagaggca
This sequence is a window from Xiphias gladius isolate SHS-SW01 ecotype Sanya breed wild chromosome 22, ASM1685928v1, whole genome shotgun sequence. Protein-coding genes within it:
- the LOC120784530 gene encoding retinol dehydrogenase 13, translating into MRAAAPGEFLVLPWPEGGGSAAALDPEPESGEEGRGWLLLRCGALLGLTLFCVAMLRRWIAGGVCRCSVRLDGKTVLITGANTGIGKETSRELARRGARVVMACRDLTRAEQAAEEIRRTTGNGNVVIRHLDLASVYSVRQFAKDFLDSEDRLDILINNAGVMMCPKWLTEDGFETQLAVNHLGHFLLTNLLLPKLKSSAPSRVVNVSSIAHRGGRIDFDDLFFSRKPYSSLESYRQSKLANVLFSRELARRLKGSGVSSFCLHPGVIRTELGRHVQGWFPLLGALLSLPSLLLMKTPSQGCQTTVYCAVTPGLEGRTGRYFSDCAEKEAAPEGQDDVVARKLWEESARLVGVKDT